The Akkermansia sp. N21116 genome includes a region encoding these proteins:
- the ribD gene encoding bifunctional diaminohydroxyphosphoribosylaminopyrimidine deaminase/5-amino-6-(5-phosphoribosylamino)uracil reductase RibD, translating to MLFTAQDCHWMSHALSLARNGVGMTSPNPPVGAVLVSNGQAIGEGFHRKAGMPHAEREAFADALKRGNASLLPQSTLYVTLEPCSTSGRTPACTDAILEYGVKRVVYGTQDPNPKHAGAADKLLAIHGIVVEHGVMEEECRRLIRPFTKTIKTGMPWVVVKTAASLDGRIARMPGKSQWLTSEAARNYVHTLRSEADAILTGGETVRVDNPAFTIRTPDRAVSCEKEQPWRMIVTRDRKSLPSRACCFTDNFADRTVVFENIIDYQKLMKIIYQKYDVSVLMVEAGGNLVRTLLQHQLVDEWIGFYAPMILGGHAMAVAGEEFLKEEAFLEETDCTMYGPDVCIRGLVRYRS from the coding sequence ATGCTTTTTACCGCTCAGGATTGCCATTGGATGTCTCACGCTCTTTCTTTGGCACGAAACGGAGTGGGAATGACTAGCCCCAATCCTCCCGTAGGAGCAGTTCTCGTTTCCAACGGTCAAGCCATTGGAGAAGGGTTCCACCGAAAAGCCGGAATGCCGCATGCCGAGCGCGAAGCATTTGCCGATGCGTTGAAGCGCGGAAACGCATCTCTTCTACCTCAATCGACACTTTATGTGACTTTGGAGCCTTGCAGTACGTCCGGACGTACTCCTGCATGTACAGATGCTATTTTAGAATATGGCGTGAAGCGGGTTGTTTATGGTACGCAAGACCCCAATCCCAAACATGCCGGAGCAGCGGACAAACTGCTGGCCATCCACGGAATCGTTGTGGAACACGGTGTCATGGAAGAGGAATGCCGGCGTTTGATTCGCCCTTTTACCAAAACAATAAAAACAGGGATGCCGTGGGTTGTCGTCAAAACGGCTGCAAGTCTGGATGGACGTATTGCCAGAATGCCGGGCAAATCCCAATGGCTGACTTCTGAGGCAGCCAGAAATTACGTCCACACGTTGAGAAGCGAAGCCGATGCTATTTTAACAGGGGGAGAAACCGTCAGGGTCGACAATCCTGCCTTTACCATACGAACGCCTGACAGAGCCGTGTCTTGTGAGAAAGAGCAACCATGGAGAATGATTGTAACACGTGACCGTAAATCCCTACCCTCACGAGCCTGTTGTTTTACGGACAATTTTGCGGACAGAACGGTTGTTTTTGAAAATATTATTGATTATCAAAAACTTATGAAAATAATATACCAGAAATACGATGTCTCCGTATTAATGGTTGAAGCCGGAGGAAATCTTGTACGAACCTTATTGCAACATCAATTGGTAGATGAGTGGATCGGTTTTTACGCTCCCATGATACTGGGAGGACATGCCATGGCTGTTGCTGGAGAAGAGTTTTTGAAGGAGGAGGCTTTTCTTGAGGAAACGGATTGTACCATGTATGGTCCTGATGTCTGTATCCGTGGTCTTGTACGGTATAGATCCTGA